One genomic window of Cellulophaga sp. Hel_I_12 includes the following:
- a CDS encoding SH3 domain-containing protein, with amino-acid sequence MKNLYYILILCVSFCGFAQNNTLFEKGNKAYNEGSYEEAASHYQKIIDQGEHSAELYFNLGNTYYKLNKIAPSIYNYEKALLLKPNDTEIKNNLAFAQNMTLDAIEVLPETGLSRLYRSLTSKLSFDAWAYLSIVCMFLFVVGYILYYFLNYATHKRISFISSFVFLFIGLSLVLIAYLEYKKFKNDQPAIVFDTEVIIKSEPNNRSEETFRLHEGAKVNVEETLNEWKKIKLTDGKTGWIPSKSIKMLKNF; translated from the coding sequence GTGAAAAATCTATATTATATACTTATTTTATGTGTTAGCTTTTGCGGTTTTGCACAAAACAATACGCTTTTTGAAAAGGGCAACAAAGCCTATAACGAAGGCTCGTATGAGGAGGCAGCTAGTCATTATCAAAAGATTATTGATCAGGGAGAGCATTCTGCTGAACTTTATTTTAATTTAGGTAATACCTATTATAAGTTAAACAAAATAGCACCGAGCATTTACAATTACGAAAAGGCTCTCTTATTAAAGCCCAATGATACCGAAATAAAAAATAATTTAGCCTTTGCTCAAAACATGACACTTGATGCTATTGAGGTATTACCTGAAACAGGATTGTCAAGACTGTATCGCAGCTTAACCTCAAAACTATCCTTTGACGCGTGGGCTTATTTAAGTATTGTATGTATGTTTCTTTTTGTTGTGGGGTATATTTTATATTATTTTCTAAACTACGCTACTCATAAAAGAATTTCTTTCATCAGTAGTTTTGTGTTTCTTTTTATTGGATTAAGCCTTGTTCTCATTGCTTATCTTGAATACAAAAAATTTAAAAATGACCAACCTGCTATCGTTTTTGATACTGAAGTTATTATAAAATCTGAACCGAACAATAGAAGCGAGGAAACCTTTAGATTACATGAAGGCGCTAAAGTAAATGTTGAAGAAACGCTTAATGAATGGAAAAAAATAAAGTTAACAGATGGTAAAACAGGCTGGATTCCTTCCAAAAGCATAAAAATGCTTAAAAATTTTTAA
- a CDS encoding NAD(P)H-binding protein, with translation MKESRKTAILLGATGLTGGIFLDLLLKNDTYAKIKLFSRSSIGFTHEKIEEHLIDLLALETHSALFTGDDIFCCIGTTKSKTPDKDTYKKIDFGIPVAAAKLAKQNKISTLIIISALGADAKSSVFYNKIKGEMEHAVLAENVKNTTILQPSLIGGHRSEKRVGEWLFKQVMKVFNFILIGTLAKYKSIEPQTIAEAMIWLANNDCEMIRIESDQIKKIGT, from the coding sequence ATGAAAGAGTCAAGAAAAACAGCCATACTATTAGGGGCGACAGGTTTAACTGGAGGTATTTTTTTAGACCTTTTGTTGAAAAATGATACGTATGCGAAAATTAAACTTTTCTCAAGATCATCTATTGGGTTTACACACGAAAAAATAGAAGAACATTTAATAGACCTTTTAGCATTAGAAACGCATAGCGCTTTATTTACGGGAGATGATATTTTTTGCTGCATAGGGACTACCAAAAGCAAGACACCTGATAAAGACACCTATAAAAAAATAGATTTTGGTATTCCTGTTGCTGCTGCGAAATTAGCCAAACAAAATAAGATCAGCACATTAATCATTATTTCTGCCCTTGGTGCTGATGCCAAAAGCTCTGTATTTTATAACAAGATAAAAGGCGAGATGGAACATGCCGTTCTCGCTGAGAATGTAAAAAATACTACTATTTTACAACCATCATTAATTGGAGGCCATCGTTCTGAAAAAAGAGTAGGAGAATGGCTGTTTAAGCAAGTGATGAAGGTTTTTAATTTTATCCTGATTGGTACTTTAGCGAAGTATAAGAGCATTGAACCCCAGACCATAGCAGAGGCAATGATTTGGTTGGCAAATAACGACTGTGAAATGATTAGAATTGAATCTGACCAAATAAAAAAAATCGGTACTTAA
- a CDS encoding SulP family inorganic anion transporter — MKNLFSNFKGDMFGGITAGIVALPLALAFGVSSGLGPSAGLYGAIFISFFAALFGGTNTQISGPTAPMTAVSMVVIASIIAVYEGSVEKALPAILSVFLLAGIMQIGLGLLGLGKYIRYIPYPVVSGFMTAIGVIIIITQVLPALGYYPKEDVDFVNQFKPQAEELILENILKEEAGEGILVLEDFEQTIKRSGEITNEAIMDESRTLAASEASGVIGALKAIPKAIKNINWLELALALCTILIIYGFKKITTALPSTLVALLVVSGIAYGFGLNYRPIETIPGGFPMPNLKIFTEFKIGALTPYIFTALTLALLGAIDSLLTSVVADNMTKTKHKPNQELVGQGIGNSIGAIFGGIPGAGATIRTVVNINSGGKTKLSGMIAGILLLFILLALGPIASQIPAAVLAGILITVGISVMDYKGLKAIPSLPKDISFGPIKLSSEVVIMIVVMILSTFWNLVYAVGIGLVIASLMFMKKMGDLTAERSNVKSLEEETEWDDEKNFPKHLKEEVFVKHLKGPLFFGSTSEFQALANQIPQTASTVIIRMDRMQYMDQSGLYTLEDILIDLKKSNKNVLFVDLLKQPRYMLERVDVIPDLIPEEHIFKNFDEATQWIKQNVKDTITVAEVVS; from the coding sequence ATGAAAAATCTTTTTTCAAATTTTAAAGGGGATATGTTCGGCGGTATTACTGCTGGTATTGTTGCGCTTCCATTGGCTTTAGCTTTTGGTGTTAGTTCCGGTCTGGGTCCAAGCGCCGGATTATATGGCGCTATATTCATAAGTTTTTTCGCTGCCCTGTTTGGCGGTACCAATACTCAAATATCCGGACCAACAGCTCCCATGACGGCAGTAAGCATGGTCGTTATTGCGAGTATTATCGCTGTTTATGAAGGAAGCGTAGAGAAAGCATTGCCAGCCATCCTAAGCGTTTTTTTGTTAGCAGGAATTATGCAAATTGGTTTAGGTTTATTAGGTCTCGGAAAATACATACGCTACATACCTTACCCTGTAGTTTCTGGTTTTATGACCGCAATTGGGGTTATCATAATTATCACACAAGTGTTACCTGCATTAGGGTATTATCCAAAAGAAGATGTTGATTTTGTAAATCAATTTAAACCTCAAGCTGAAGAATTAATCTTAGAGAACATCCTAAAAGAAGAAGCCGGTGAGGGTATTTTGGTTTTAGAAGATTTTGAACAAACCATAAAACGCTCTGGTGAGATCACCAACGAGGCTATAATGGACGAATCTAGGACCTTAGCTGCATCAGAAGCTTCAGGGGTGATTGGTGCTTTAAAAGCAATTCCGAAGGCAATCAAAAACATTAATTGGTTAGAACTAGCACTCGCCTTATGTACCATTTTAATCATTTATGGTTTTAAAAAAATAACTACGGCCTTGCCTAGTACTTTAGTAGCGCTACTTGTAGTTTCTGGTATTGCTTACGGTTTTGGACTTAATTACCGACCTATTGAAACCATTCCTGGAGGCTTTCCAATGCCAAATTTAAAAATTTTTACAGAATTTAAGATAGGTGCTCTTACGCCCTATATTTTTACGGCTTTAACGCTGGCACTTTTGGGCGCCATAGACTCACTCTTAACATCAGTTGTAGCAGACAACATGACCAAAACAAAGCATAAGCCTAATCAAGAACTTGTAGGCCAAGGAATAGGGAACAGTATTGGTGCCATTTTTGGTGGTATACCTGGAGCTGGTGCTACTATTAGAACCGTGGTGAATATAAATTCTGGAGGTAAAACCAAACTTTCAGGAATGATCGCCGGTATCTTGCTTTTGTTTATTTTACTTGCTCTAGGACCAATTGCTTCTCAAATTCCAGCTGCGGTTTTAGCAGGAATTTTAATTACAGTAGGCATCAGTGTCATGGATTATAAAGGTTTAAAAGCAATTCCGAGTTTACCAAAAGACATTAGTTTTGGCCCTATTAAATTGAGTTCAGAAGTTGTTATTATGATTGTTGTCATGATACTGTCAACGTTTTGGAATTTAGTTTATGCTGTTGGTATTGGTTTAGTAATCGCCTCTTTAATGTTTATGAAAAAAATGGGAGACTTAACCGCTGAACGTTCTAATGTAAAATCCTTAGAAGAAGAAACTGAATGGGACGATGAAAAGAACTTTCCTAAACACTTAAAAGAAGAAGTTTTTGTAAAACATCTAAAGGGACCCTTGTTTTTTGGCTCTACCAGTGAATTTCAAGCACTTGCAAATCAAATACCGCAAACTGCCTCGACCGTAATTATTAGGATGGATCGAATGCAATATATGGATCAATCTGGATTATATACGCTTGAAGATATTTTAATCGATTTAAAAAAATCAAACAAAAATGTGCTATTTGTAGATCTTTTGAAGCAACCTAGATATATGTTAGAACGGGTTGATGTGATACCAGATTTAATTCCAGAAGAACATATTTTTAAGAACTTTGATGAAGCCACACAGTGGATTAAACAAAATGTAAAAGACACCATTACGGTGGCCGAAGTAGTTTCATGA
- a CDS encoding universal stress protein, with protein sequence MKNKKYKILVLSDLKDTTQNVLKSSISLAKMVNGEINFFHVKKPLDVIKRDNQLSAMRSLNQGHTAIEKEIQSMLWPISDAYNVPIDYSFSIGNIKTEIEVYINEYQPDIIVLGKRNPKMIKFIGDSITNFVLNKFDGAIMMVANSKDLEPNKKLSFGLFNSQDQTFNSDFTEHLITNAQKPLTSFSVIKKGSDTNKIESSSDQKVIAYTFEDSADAIGNISKYLSKTKIDVLLVNRMKNKAKTPTSFVNTTIKDLMDDLNISLLIGNKSASKNLV encoded by the coding sequence ATGAAAAATAAAAAATATAAAATACTAGTCCTTTCAGACTTAAAGGATACTACACAAAATGTATTAAAAAGCAGTATAAGTCTTGCTAAAATGGTTAATGGAGAAATTAATTTTTTCCATGTAAAAAAACCTTTAGACGTCATTAAAAGAGATAATCAGTTATCTGCCATGCGCAGTCTTAACCAAGGACATACCGCAATTGAAAAAGAAATACAATCTATGCTATGGCCTATTTCGGACGCCTATAATGTACCTATCGATTATTCTTTTTCGATTGGAAACATAAAAACTGAAATAGAAGTATACATTAATGAGTATCAACCTGATATTATTGTACTTGGAAAAAGAAATCCTAAAATGATTAAATTCATAGGAGATAGCATCACAAATTTTGTCCTAAATAAGTTTGATGGTGCTATTATGATGGTAGCCAACTCAAAAGATTTAGAACCAAACAAAAAGTTATCATTTGGTCTATTTAATAGCCAAGACCAAACATTTAATAGTGATTTTACAGAGCATTTGATAACTAATGCACAAAAACCTTTAACCTCTTTCAGCGTAATTAAAAAAGGAAGCGACACCAATAAAATTGAAAGCTCTAGCGATCAAAAAGTAATAGCTTATACTTTTGAAGATAGTGCTGACGCCATAGGAAATATTTCTAAATACCTTTCAAAAACTAAAATCGATGTTCTTTTAGTGAATAGAATGAAAAATAAAGCAAAAACACCTACAAGTTTTGTAAACACAACTATAAAAGACCTTATGGACGATTTAAATATCTCGCTGTTGATTGGTAATAAAAGTGCATCAAAAAATCTAGTTTAG
- the pheS gene encoding phenylalanine--tRNA ligase subunit alpha: MIDKIKEHIAEIEQFSADSKEALEDFRIKYLGKKGLLNDFFAEFKNVPNDQKKEFGQTINQLKTVAADKINSLKEALESNIEEKGVYGDLTRPAEPVELGARHPISIVTNQIIDIFSRIGFNVSEGPEIEDDWHNFTALNLPEYHPARDMQDTFFIQTNPDILLRTHTSSVQVRYMENNKPPIRTISPGRVYRNEAISSRSHCFFHQIEGLYIDKNVSFADLKQTLQFFTTELFGKSKIRLRPSYFPFTEPSAEVDVYWGLETEADYRITKGTGWLEIGGCGMVDPNVLTNCNIDPEEYSGFAFGVGIDRIAMLLHQITDIRLLSENDVRFLEQFKSAL; the protein is encoded by the coding sequence ATGATTGATAAAATAAAAGAACATATTGCTGAAATAGAACAATTCTCAGCTGATTCAAAAGAAGCACTGGAAGATTTCAGAATAAAATATCTGGGTAAAAAAGGACTTTTGAACGATTTTTTTGCTGAATTTAAAAATGTTCCTAATGATCAAAAAAAGGAATTTGGTCAGACCATCAATCAATTAAAGACTGTTGCTGCCGATAAAATCAACAGTTTAAAAGAAGCCTTAGAAAGTAACATAGAAGAAAAAGGAGTTTATGGAGATTTAACCCGCCCTGCAGAACCCGTTGAGCTAGGTGCGCGTCATCCCATATCTATTGTAACCAATCAAATTATCGATATATTTTCTCGAATCGGGTTTAATGTATCTGAAGGTCCTGAAATTGAAGATGATTGGCATAATTTTACCGCCTTAAATTTACCAGAATACCATCCCGCAAGAGATATGCAGGACACGTTTTTTATTCAAACCAATCCTGATATTCTTTTACGTACGCATACCTCATCCGTACAAGTGCGGTATATGGAAAACAATAAACCCCCTATAAGAACCATTTCTCCAGGAAGGGTTTATAGAAACGAAGCTATTTCATCACGATCGCATTGTTTTTTTCATCAGATTGAAGGTTTGTATATTGATAAGAATGTATCTTTTGCAGACTTGAAACAAACTCTGCAGTTCTTTACTACAGAACTTTTTGGAAAATCTAAGATTCGATTGCGGCCGTCCTATTTTCCATTTACAGAACCAAGTGCAGAAGTAGATGTATACTGGGGCTTGGAAACCGAAGCTGATTATAGGATTACCAAAGGCACAGGCTGGCTAGAAATTGGTGGCTGTGGCATGGTGGATCCCAATGTACTTACAAATTGTAATATAGACCCGGAAGAGTATTCAGGCTTTGCTTTTGGTGTTGGTATCGACCGTATTGCCATGTTATTACACCAAATAACAGATATTCGTTTGCTCAGTGAAAATGATGTTCGCTTTTTAGAACAATTTAAGTCGGCACTTTAA
- a CDS encoding SulP family inorganic anion transporter, producing the protein MFKNLKSDLPASIVVFFVALPLCLGIALASGAPLFSGLIAGIIGGIVVGGLSGSKIGVSGPAAGLAAIVLTAIGALGGYENFLVAVVLGGVIQLIFGILKAGVIGYYFPSSVIKGMLTGIGLIIILKQIPNFFGYDEESAWDLEFFEIDGGNTFSELFSILGNIQPGPALIGIISLLLIILWDKVLSKKSKLFELIQGPFVVVVLGIIFFIITKDHKVLSISANHMVSVPIPTDATDFINQFSFPNFSAITNIEVWVTAFTIALVASLETLLCVEASDKIDPDKNVTPTNRELLAQGTGNIISGLIGGLPITQVIVRSSANVQSGGKSKLSTILHGFLLLISVILIPKLLNMIPLSVLASILLVVGYKLAKPTLFKKMYALGWKQWVPFIVTVVGIVFTDLLFGIGLGLGVGIIVILLKSYQNSHFLHIQDNSNGKHKIKMTLAEEVTFFNKGAILKELESLPRDTYLEIDLVNTRYLDNDIIEILEDFIFKAKERNIDLKLVSKRGVVENPTSFIEFFNEKPKSNLSLS; encoded by the coding sequence ATGTTTAAAAATTTAAAAAGCGACTTGCCCGCAAGTATAGTTGTATTTTTCGTTGCGCTACCTTTATGCTTAGGTATTGCTTTAGCCAGTGGTGCTCCTCTTTTTTCTGGTTTAATCGCTGGAATTATTGGGGGAATCGTTGTTGGGGGATTAAGCGGCTCCAAAATTGGTGTCAGTGGCCCCGCCGCAGGCTTAGCAGCCATAGTATTAACTGCTATAGGTGCGCTAGGAGGTTATGAAAATTTCTTGGTGGCCGTTGTTTTAGGTGGTGTTATTCAACTTATTTTTGGGATATTAAAGGCAGGTGTTATAGGGTACTATTTCCCTTCTTCCGTAATTAAAGGTATGTTAACCGGAATTGGCCTTATTATCATTTTAAAACAAATCCCAAACTTTTTTGGTTACGACGAGGAATCTGCCTGGGATTTGGAGTTTTTTGAAATTGATGGGGGAAATACTTTTTCGGAATTATTTAGTATCTTAGGTAATATACAGCCAGGACCAGCTTTAATTGGGATTATTAGTTTATTACTCATCATCCTTTGGGATAAAGTACTGAGCAAAAAATCTAAATTATTTGAATTAATTCAAGGTCCGTTTGTTGTAGTAGTTTTGGGGATTATATTTTTTATAATAACGAAAGATCACAAGGTTCTTTCGATCAGTGCGAACCACATGGTTAGTGTTCCTATCCCTACTGATGCCACTGATTTTATAAATCAATTTAGTTTCCCAAATTTTTCTGCCATTACAAATATCGAAGTTTGGGTTACTGCCTTCACCATTGCATTAGTAGCAAGTTTGGAGACTTTATTATGCGTAGAAGCTTCTGATAAGATTGACCCTGATAAAAATGTAACACCGACCAATAGAGAATTATTAGCGCAAGGAACAGGTAATATAATTTCTGGTTTAATTGGTGGATTACCCATTACACAAGTGATTGTTAGAAGTTCTGCTAATGTACAATCGGGTGGAAAAAGTAAATTATCCACTATTTTACATGGCTTTTTACTATTAATATCGGTTATTTTAATCCCTAAATTACTGAACATGATACCCTTATCAGTTTTAGCGTCTATTCTATTAGTGGTGGGCTATAAATTAGCTAAACCAACGTTATTTAAAAAAATGTATGCGCTCGGTTGGAAACAATGGGTGCCCTTTATTGTGACAGTGGTAGGCATTGTATTTACGGATCTACTCTTTGGAATTGGATTAGGATTAGGGGTTGGTATCATAGTGATATTATTAAAAAGTTACCAAAATTCACACTTCCTACATATCCAAGATAACAGTAATGGAAAGCATAAAATAAAAATGACACTAGCAGAAGAAGTAACCTTTTTCAACAAAGGAGCCATTTTAAAAGAATTGGAAAGCTTACCTAGAGACACCTATTTAGAGATCGACTTAGTAAACACCAGATATTTAGACAATGATATTATTGAAATTCTAGAAGACTTTATATTCAAGGCAAAAGAGCGAAACATAGATTTAAAATTAGTTTCCAAACGTGGGGTTGTTGAAAACCCAACGAGTTTTATTGAATTCTTTAATGAAAAGCCAAAATCGAACTTAAGTTTAAGTTAA
- the can gene encoding carbonate dehydratase codes for MNKFYKQLLENNKKWVESKLALDEEYFIKLSQGQSPPVLWIGCADSRVPANEIIGANPGEVFVHRNIANMVVHSDMNMLSVLDYAVNALKVQHIIVCGHYGCGGVKAAMGNDSIGLIDNWVRHIKDVYRFHKDDLDAIKDEKERFDKFVEFNVIEQVFDLAKTSIVQSAWRKNQQLNVHGWVYELSKGIVKDLNVNFGNNSELDSVYQLNI; via the coding sequence ATGAACAAGTTCTATAAGCAACTTTTAGAAAATAACAAAAAATGGGTTGAATCGAAATTAGCATTAGACGAAGAATATTTTATCAAATTATCTCAAGGGCAATCACCTCCTGTTTTATGGATAGGTTGTGCAGATAGTAGAGTACCGGCTAACGAAATTATTGGTGCAAACCCTGGAGAGGTATTTGTACATCGTAATATTGCCAATATGGTAGTTCATAGTGATATGAATATGTTAAGCGTACTTGACTATGCCGTAAATGCTTTAAAAGTTCAGCACATTATTGTATGCGGACACTACGGTTGTGGTGGAGTAAAAGCAGCCATGGGAAATGATTCTATTGGATTGATCGACAATTGGGTAAGGCATATAAAAGATGTATATCGCTTTCATAAAGATGACCTTGACGCCATTAAAGATGAAAAAGAACGCTTTGACAAATTTGTTGAGTTTAATGTAATTGAGCAAGTTTTCGATTTAGCCAAAACCTCGATTGTACAATCAGCTTGGAGAAAAAACCAACAGTTAAATGTACATGGTTGGGTATATGAGTTAAGTAAAGGTATTGTAAAAGATTTAAATGTTAATTTTGGAAATAATTCTGAACTTGATAGTGTTTACCAACTTAATATCTAA
- a CDS encoding BatD family protein, with protein MQQKIKNTVALVGLLFFAFILKAQDDDAVTFDMTVSKEKLGINERLRVDFTMNQDGDNFSPPDFEGFRVIMGPGQSTRNSWINGVRTFSRTYSYTLAPTERGKFTIGQASISIDGKIYKSLTKVIEVTAAVDDPNAPPTAASVADDNLYLVAEVSKANPYLNEAVTVIYKLYVGNINVTNFRPLDNPTYNNFWSQDMPVKQYNAQDGTYDGKPFRYVVLKRVVLYPQKTGELELEPLSLDVSVEVPSSRRDFFGRPLYTSTNKTVSAGRRTINVKELPTLGKPENFSGAVGEFDFSVTTSKTALNASESLQASVKISGAGNLKLFQLPEPNFPSSLEVYEPEFDEQVRTNLSGMEGTVSNNYTVIPSFKGKYPIPSISFSYFNPKTEEYATLNSDEILINVLEGPSSGNAASSTLNTNKQSVVATGDQFQFISLNTTLIPLNDTYFFGSRSYFLWLLLPLLLIPLTILFGKKREAIASDIEGNKIKKANRLAKKYLFAAKKTLGHKESFYVALEKALHNYLKAKLKIETSEFSKDKIIELLSKKNVDTNTSEGFIALLKNCEMARYSPFSEVQMQEDYTKASEVISAMDKQL; from the coding sequence ATGCAGCAAAAGATTAAAAATACTGTGGCTTTGGTGGGCTTATTGTTTTTTGCTTTTATTTTAAAAGCACAAGATGATGACGCCGTTACTTTCGATATGACGGTGAGCAAAGAAAAGCTTGGTATAAATGAAAGATTACGCGTAGATTTTACCATGAACCAAGACGGTGATAATTTTTCACCTCCTGACTTTGAAGGCTTTAGAGTTATAATGGGGCCTGGACAATCGACCAGAAATTCTTGGATTAACGGAGTTCGAACTTTTTCAAGAACCTATTCCTATACCTTAGCGCCTACGGAGCGCGGAAAGTTTACGATTGGGCAAGCCAGTATTTCAATTGATGGAAAAATATACAAATCACTTACCAAAGTTATTGAGGTAACTGCCGCGGTCGATGATCCAAATGCCCCGCCAACCGCAGCCTCTGTTGCAGATGACAACTTGTATTTGGTAGCGGAAGTATCAAAGGCAAACCCTTACTTAAATGAAGCCGTGACTGTGATTTATAAATTGTATGTAGGCAACATCAATGTTACCAATTTTAGGCCCCTTGACAACCCAACGTATAACAATTTTTGGAGCCAAGACATGCCTGTAAAACAGTACAATGCCCAGGATGGCACGTATGACGGCAAACCATTTAGGTATGTAGTATTAAAAAGAGTAGTGCTTTATCCGCAAAAAACAGGTGAGTTAGAACTTGAACCCTTATCTCTTGATGTCTCGGTTGAAGTTCCTAGCAGTAGACGTGACTTTTTTGGTCGTCCACTGTATACCTCAACAAACAAAACAGTGTCTGCAGGTAGAAGAACCATTAATGTCAAAGAATTGCCCACTCTTGGTAAACCCGAAAATTTTAGTGGCGCTGTAGGTGAATTTGATTTTTCGGTAACGACTAGCAAAACGGCATTAAATGCTTCAGAATCTTTACAAGCCTCAGTAAAAATTAGCGGTGCTGGAAACTTAAAGCTTTTTCAACTTCCTGAACCTAATTTTCCTAGTTCACTAGAAGTTTACGAGCCTGAGTTCGATGAGCAAGTCAGAACAAACTTAAGCGGCATGGAAGGTACGGTTTCTAATAACTATACCGTTATACCCAGTTTCAAAGGAAAATATCCAATTCCAAGTATTTCTTTCAGTTATTTTAATCCAAAAACAGAGGAGTATGCCACTTTAAACTCTGATGAAATATTAATCAATGTTCTTGAAGGTCCCTCGAGTGGAAATGCGGCGTCGAGCACTCTAAATACAAATAAACAGTCTGTAGTGGCCACGGGAGACCAATTTCAATTCATTAGTTTAAATACTACTTTAATACCTTTGAACGATACTTATTTTTTTGGTTCTAGATCCTACTTTTTATGGTTACTACTGCCCCTTTTATTAATTCCTTTGACCATATTATTTGGCAAAAAAAGAGAGGCAATTGCAAGCGATATTGAAGGAAATAAAATTAAAAAAGCGAATAGGTTAGCTAAAAAATATTTGTTTGCCGCTAAAAAAACTTTAGGCCACAAAGAATCGTTTTACGTGGCATTAGAGAAGGCCTTGCATAACTATCTGAAAGCAAAATTAAAGATTGAAACTTCTGAGTTTAGTAAGGACAAAATAATAGAGCTTTTATCAAAAAAGAATGTTGACACAAATACTTCGGAAGGCTTTATAGCATTACTTAAAAACTGTGAAATGGCACGTTATAGTCCTTTTTCAGAGGTACAAATGCAAGAAGATTATACCAAAGCTAGTGAAGTTATATCGGCAATGGATAAACAATTATAG
- a CDS encoding carbonic anhydrase, which yields MDLKKVFENNKTWISDKLATNPKYFEEMGKGQSPELLYIGCSDSRVTAEDLMGLGPGDVFVHRNIANMVISIDLNVMSVVNYAVDHLKVNHVVVCGHYGCGGVKAAMQSADLGILNPWLRNIRDVYRIHKDELSAIKDEDKRYDRLVELNVKEQCVNLIKTAAVQKANRDRNLKVHGWVFDIHTGKLIDLNLDFDGYLKNIMEIYHLD from the coding sequence ATGGACTTAAAAAAAGTATTCGAAAACAATAAAACTTGGATTTCAGACAAACTTGCAACAAACCCAAAGTATTTTGAAGAAATGGGAAAAGGGCAAAGTCCTGAATTGCTCTATATTGGTTGTTCAGATAGTCGTGTTACTGCCGAAGATTTAATGGGATTAGGTCCTGGAGATGTTTTTGTACATAGAAATATTGCTAACATGGTGATCAGTATCGATCTCAACGTAATGTCAGTAGTCAATTATGCGGTAGATCATCTTAAGGTGAACCACGTGGTCGTTTGTGGTCACTACGGATGCGGAGGTGTAAAAGCCGCTATGCAATCTGCTGATTTAGGTATTCTTAACCCTTGGCTAAGAAATATTCGAGATGTTTATCGCATTCATAAAGATGAATTGAGCGCGATTAAGGACGAAGATAAAAGATATGACCGCTTGGTAGAATTAAATGTAAAAGAGCAGTGTGTAAACCTGATCAAAACTGCGGCAGTTCAAAAAGCCAACAGAGATCGAAATTTAAAAGTCCACGGCTGGGTTTTCGACATTCACACAGGAAAATTAATTGATTTGAATTTAGATTTTGATGGTTATTTAAAAAACATCATGGAAATATATCATTTAGATTAA
- a CDS encoding CYTH domain-containing protein, whose translation MIEIERKFLVTSDTYKTQAKAKKRIVQGFLNTDPERTVRIRIMADKAFLTVKGKGNETGLTRFEWEKEIAVQEAEALLQLAEPGRIDKIRYEVQVGKHTVEVDEFSGDNKGLVVAEIELVAENEFFEKPSWLGEEVSGITKYYNSQLSKRPFNTW comes from the coding sequence ATGATAGAAATAGAACGTAAATTTTTAGTCACTTCCGATACGTATAAAACCCAAGCAAAAGCCAAAAAAAGAATTGTTCAAGGCTTTTTAAATACTGATCCAGAACGTACCGTTCGCATTCGTATTATGGCGGATAAAGCTTTTTTAACGGTAAAAGGCAAAGGCAATGAAACAGGACTTACTAGGTTTGAATGGGAAAAAGAAATTGCTGTTCAAGAAGCCGAAGCCCTTTTGCAACTAGCAGAACCAGGGAGAATTGATAAAATTAGGTATGAGGTACAGGTAGGCAAACACACTGTTGAGGTCGATGAGTTTTCTGGAGATAATAAAGGTCTAGTGGTTGCTGAAATAGAATTAGTTGCTGAAAATGAATTTTTTGAAAAACCGAGTTGGTTGGGTGAAGAAGTTTCTGGGATCACCAAATATTACAATTCGCAATTGAGTAAAAGACCATTTAACACTTGGTAG